Part of the Pelorhabdus rhamnosifermentans genome, CGAATACCGTGATGGCACCATCATTGATGTTATTCGTAAGCCCCTGTAAAAAAAGGAGGAAAAAACATGTCGAATCAGCCCATTAAAATTACCGAGACCGTTCTGCGTGACGGTCATCAGTCGCTGCTTGCGACAAGAATGCGCATTAGTCAGATGATTCCCATGCTAGAGCAGTTAGATGCCGTCGGCTATCACTCCATAGAAGCCTGGGGAGGTGCAACTTTTGACAGTTGCCTGCGTTTTCTTGATGAAGATCCCTGGGAAAGATTGCGTACACTCAAAAGCTATTTAAAAAAGACGCCCATTCAAATGCTGCTCAGAGGCCAGAATGTTTTGGGCTACAGCCATTATGCCGATGACTTTGTCAAAGAATTCGTCCACCGTTCCGTAGATAACGGAGTAGGAATCATTCGGATATTTGACGCCTTGAATGATGTGGCCAACATGGAAGTGGCCATGAAAGCCGCCAAACAAGCAGGAGCCCATGTACAAGGCACCATTGTGTACACAATCAGTCCGTATCATAGTCGCGAAACCTTTGTCAAAACAGCCAAAGAACTCGTAGAACTTGGTGCAGACTCCATCTGCATCAAAGACATGGCAGGCCTTCTTGTACCTTACGAAGCAAGTGAACTCGTGAAAATCATGAAAGAACAGATATCCGTGCCGCTAGCTATTCATACCCATTATACAAGTGGTATGGCATCCATGATGTATTTAAAAGCAATAGAGGCAGGCGTAGATATTATTGATTGCGCGTTATCGCCTTTCTCCATGGCTTCCTCTCAGCCTGCAACAGAGGCGATGATTGCCGCCATGGAAGGCCAGGCAAGAGAATGCAAAATCAAGAAAGAGCAGCTTTATCCGATAGCTGATTATTTCAGGCAAGTCAAAAAGGATATTATGGAAGAATTCCATTTGAATCCCAATATCGACATAGATACGAAAGTGCTGTCCTTCCAGATTCCAGGCGGAATGTTGTCGAACCTGATGAATCAGATGAAAGAACAGGGAATGGCCGATAAATTCCCAGAACTGATAAAAGAAATGCCAAAAGTACGTGCTGAGCTGGGTTATCCGCCGCTCGTGACACCGACGAGCCAGATAGTGGGTTCCATGGCTGCGTTTAATGTACTTTTAGGCCGCTATAAGATGGTTCCGAAAGAGGTACGGGACTTGGCCCGAGGAAAATACGGACGGACCCCGGCGCCGGTTGATCCGGAGCTACTGTCAGTGTTAACAGGGGGAGAACCCTTGATTGACCATCGTCCGGCCGATGATATCGCACCGCAGCTGGAAAACTTCCGGAGGGAACTGGCTGAAAAGGGCTATCAGAATGCACCGATGGAAGATGTTTTGTCTTATGGACTGTTTCCTGAAGTGGCGCTAAAATATTTTGAGGCCAAAGGTTTGCTCTAAAAAGTAATTGAATTGGGCTAGGCATTTGAACTCTAGAAATCTTACAATAATTTTTTGTGGACATAGTTATTCAAAGGGCTGTACTTTTTCTGAGCGTTGTCTAAGAGACTTTGCACTTATAGAAAATACAGCCTTTTTTTATCTTATTTATTGTTTAATGGATACTAATAATATGGGAAAGAGAAAATTAGAATGTACTAAAGAATCATGGGTGTCAATTTACATGAAAATGTTCTTAATTATAGATTCTTGTGAAAATATTATGAAAGTTGGGTTGCGTTTATGAAGATTACTAGCGTTCGTACTCGGTTGCTGGTTTTGTTGCTACCTTTTTTCATACTGTTTTTTGCCATATTGTCAGGTGTCAGTTATTATTTTTCCACAGCAGCACTAACTAAAAATGTTAATAAAGCAGCTATAGCCATCAATTCGGATTACTCTCATCAAATTCGTGGAATTATTAATGAACGGGTTATCGAACTTGAAGCTTTGGCTAACAATGGGATTATTCGCAGTAATTCAGATGTTCCGCAAATTGTTAAGCTGTTAGCTGAAACTCATAAACAGACAGGTGCTTTTGACAATATAAACTGCTTAAAGCCCAGCGGGACAGGTGTACGGTTTGACGGTTCTACCACTAATGTTTCAGATCGTGAATATGTAAAAGAAGTGGTCAGTACCAAAAAGATATACATATCTAATCCTGGGCTGACAAGGGGTACTAACAAGCTGGGGATTATTATTGCTGTGCCTGTATTGGACAATGGCCAACTGACGGGTATTATTACTGGGAATGTTTCTTTAGACCGTGTAACCAGCTTGATTAATGATAGTAAGTTTATGGAAAGTGGTTTTGCCTCTATAATTCATAATTCCGGTATCGTGTTGGCTAATCCTAAACAGCCAGAATTAAACGGCAAGCTGAATATTTCGCAAAAGAAAATTGATGCTGAATTAAACACAAAACTTACTGAGGTCGATGAGAATTTTAGCAAGCTGTTTGAACAAGCTAAGGGTGGGAAACAAGTTATTGGGCAATATAAAAATTTTGATGGTGTAAAACATGTTGGCGTTTTGGCCCCAATTGAGTTGCCGGGCGGTCAGCAATGGATTGCCGTGGTTTCAGCTCCGGAAACTGAAGTAACTGCCGAAACAGGCAAGTTGGCCAAGACGATGATCATTATATCCTTACTGTTTATTATTATTGCCGTAGTATTTATTGCATATATTAGTAAAAGTTTTGCCAAACCAATACAGCTTATTCGCGATGAATGTATACTGCTGGCTAATGGTGATTTGCGCGACCAAGCGGCAGAGATACATTCTGACGATGAAATAGGCCAGCTTGCTAAAGGGTTTTGTGATATGAGAGTAAACTTGCGGAATTTGGTCCGGCAAGTACAAGCTCAGTCCG contains:
- a CDS encoding methyl-accepting chemotaxis protein — translated: MKITSVRTRLLVLLLPFFILFFAILSGVSYYFSTAALTKNVNKAAIAINSDYSHQIRGIINERVIELEALANNGIIRSNSDVPQIVKLLAETHKQTGAFDNINCLKPSGTGVRFDGSTTNVSDREYVKEVVSTKKIYISNPGLTRGTNKLGIIIAVPVLDNGQLTGIITGNVSLDRVTSLINDSKFMESGFASIIHNSGIVLANPKQPELNGKLNISQKKIDAELNTKLTEVDENFSKLFEQAKGGKQVIGQYKNFDGVKHVGVLAPIELPGGQQWIAVVSAPETEVTAETGKLAKTMIIISLLFIIIAVVFIAYISKSFAKPIQLIRDECILLANGDLRDQAAEIHSDDEIGQLAKGFCDMRVNLRNLVRQVQAQSENVSASSEELTAGAQQSAEASSQVACSITQIANGTAATASSAAKIAVIAERMSDSTEQVSFAAHQVSEIAQSASRQAEEGRKSVEHAVAQMQQIGQGSQAVETAINDLAKGSQEITEIVNLI
- a CDS encoding pyruvate carboxylase subunit B — protein: MSNQPIKITETVLRDGHQSLLATRMRISQMIPMLEQLDAVGYHSIEAWGGATFDSCLRFLDEDPWERLRTLKSYLKKTPIQMLLRGQNVLGYSHYADDFVKEFVHRSVDNGVGIIRIFDALNDVANMEVAMKAAKQAGAHVQGTIVYTISPYHSRETFVKTAKELVELGADSICIKDMAGLLVPYEASELVKIMKEQISVPLAIHTHYTSGMASMMYLKAIEAGVDIIDCALSPFSMASSQPATEAMIAAMEGQARECKIKKEQLYPIADYFRQVKKDIMEEFHLNPNIDIDTKVLSFQIPGGMLSNLMNQMKEQGMADKFPELIKEMPKVRAELGYPPLVTPTSQIVGSMAAFNVLLGRYKMVPKEVRDLARGKYGRTPAPVDPELLSVLTGGEPLIDHRPADDIAPQLENFRRELAEKGYQNAPMEDVLSYGLFPEVALKYFEAKGLL